A portion of the Micromonospora vinacea genome contains these proteins:
- a CDS encoding SDR family oxidoreductase, whose protein sequence is MQINGKKALVTGANRGLGKAFAEALLARGATTVYATARRPDRINIPGVVALQLDITDPTSVDAAAAEVGDLDVLINNAGISTNAPLLGPSTENVRREFDTNFWGTLNVTRAFAPRLAGGAILNVISALSWYAFAPASNGYAASKAAEWSLTNGIRLELADQKTQVTALALAIADTDMMAAYDIPKLPPHEVVTMALDGLEAGKLEVIADSPTANVKASLSRDPALFYADIPAALFG, encoded by the coding sequence ATGCAGATCAACGGCAAGAAAGCCCTCGTAACAGGCGCCAACCGTGGGCTCGGCAAGGCCTTTGCCGAGGCTCTCCTCGCCCGCGGCGCCACCACCGTCTACGCCACCGCCCGCCGCCCTGACCGCATCAACATCCCTGGCGTCGTCGCCCTCCAGCTGGACATCACCGACCCGACATCCGTCGACGCCGCGGCGGCCGAGGTGGGCGACCTTGATGTTCTCATCAACAATGCTGGCATCTCCACAAACGCGCCCCTGCTCGGGCCCTCTACGGAAAACGTCCGCCGCGAATTCGACACCAACTTCTGGGGCACCCTCAACGTCACCCGCGCCTTCGCCCCCAGGCTTGCCGGGGGCGCCATTCTCAACGTCATCTCAGCCCTGAGCTGGTACGCCTTCGCCCCCGCCAGCAACGGCTACGCCGCCTCCAAGGCTGCGGAGTGGTCTCTCACCAACGGCATCAGGCTCGAGCTGGCCGACCAGAAAACCCAGGTCACCGCCTTGGCCCTGGCCATAGCCGACACCGACATGATGGCCGCCTACGACATCCCTAAACTCCCACCCCACGAGGTGGTCACCATGGCACTGGACGGCTTGGAAGCGGGCAAGCTGGAAGTCATCGCCGACAGTCCCACCGCCAACGTCAAGGCCTCGCTCTCCCGCGATCCCGCCCTCTTCTACGCCGACATCCCCGCCGCCCTCTTCGGCTGA
- a CDS encoding TetR/AcrR family transcriptional regulator has product MTDAPRRRGAERTEAIMLTTLELGREIGYARLSIEAVAARAGVGKHTIYRRWSSKGALLLDSLLSLNESSLDYPDTGDIAADLRAQIYAAVDLLGGPPFGPLFQALVGEAQHDRQVAVTLNERFIAPQADKTVARLKAARDQGQVAPDFDLELAMAILSGPLYFQLLITQEPLTHEYVDRVLDALFAGLRPS; this is encoded by the coding sequence ATGACCGACGCACCCCGCCGCCGTGGCGCCGAGCGAACCGAAGCCATCATGCTGACCACGCTGGAGCTGGGCCGGGAGATCGGCTACGCCAGGCTGAGCATCGAAGCGGTCGCGGCCCGCGCCGGCGTCGGAAAGCACACGATCTACCGCCGCTGGTCATCCAAAGGAGCCTTGCTACTCGACTCGCTGCTGTCGCTGAACGAGTCCAGCCTGGACTATCCCGACACCGGCGACATCGCCGCTGATCTGCGGGCGCAGATCTACGCGGCCGTGGACCTGCTCGGTGGGCCGCCCTTCGGCCCGCTGTTCCAGGCCTTGGTAGGCGAGGCCCAGCATGATCGCCAGGTCGCCGTCACGCTGAACGAGCGCTTTATCGCCCCGCAGGCGGACAAGACCGTCGCCCGGCTCAAGGCGGCCCGCGACCAGGGTCAGGTGGCACCCGACTTCGACCTGGAACTGGCGATGGCGATCCTGTCTGGGCCGCTGTACTTCCAACTGCTGATCACTCAGGAACCGCTGACCCACGAGTATGTGGACCGGGTCCTCGACGCACTCTTCGCCGGGCTGCGGCCTTCCTGA
- a CDS encoding CatB-related O-acetyltransferase has product MPVPADPTALHPMPDQPRVVLLKPLITSPLIEAGEFSYYDDPDDPTAFETRNVLYHYGPEKLVIGKFCALGEGVRFIMNGANHRLDGPSTFPFPIMGGSWAEHFDLITGLPGRGDTVVGNDVWLGYRAMVMPGVHIGHGAIIASGAVVVDDVPDYGIVGGNPARLLRRRYSDADIDRLLAVAWWDWPFERITEHVRTIMSGSIDDLDRCA; this is encoded by the coding sequence ATGCCCGTTCCCGCCGACCCCACCGCGCTGCACCCGATGCCGGACCAACCGCGGGTGGTGCTGCTGAAACCGCTGATCACCTCGCCACTGATCGAAGCCGGAGAGTTCTCCTACTACGACGACCCGGATGATCCAACCGCGTTCGAGACTCGCAACGTGCTCTACCACTACGGGCCCGAGAAGCTCGTCATCGGTAAGTTCTGTGCACTGGGCGAAGGCGTGCGGTTCATAATGAACGGCGCAAACCACCGCCTCGACGGCCCGTCGACGTTCCCCTTCCCGATCATGGGTGGTTCCTGGGCCGAGCACTTCGACCTCATCACCGGTCTGCCGGGGCGAGGCGACACCGTCGTGGGCAACGACGTCTGGCTGGGCTACCGAGCCATGGTGATGCCGGGTGTCCATATCGGCCATGGAGCAATCATCGCGTCGGGCGCCGTCGTGGTCGACGACGTCCCCGACTACGGCATCGTCGGCGGCAACCCGGCCCGGCTGCTACGCCGCCGCTACAGCGACGCCGACATCGACCGGCTCCTCGCCGTAGCCTGGTGGGACTGGCCGTTCGAGCGCATCACCGAGCACGTCCGCACGATCATGTCCGGCAGCATCGACGACCTGGACAGGTGCGCATGA
- a CDS encoding FAD-dependent monooxygenase: MKHTDVIIVGAGPTGLLLAAELRLAGVRPLVLERQPGRRDTPKAGGLGGQILELLR, translated from the coding sequence ATGAAGCACACCGATGTGATCATTGTGGGTGCCGGCCCGACCGGTCTCCTGCTGGCCGCCGAGCTGCGCCTTGCCGGTGTCCGGCCGCTGGTCCTGGAACGGCAACCAGGGCGCCGGGACACCCCGAAAGCCGGCGGTCTCGGCGGGCAGATCCTGGAGTTGCTGCGCTAG
- a CDS encoding SRPBCC family protein, whose translation MENITDTDEAGIDVSAPVVSRHSVTVTASAEAVWRILTDIDAWTTWLPEIPYARVETPGPLAPGSVFRWSAAGMEIESTIVQVRPRERLVWRGYGDGPDGVLGVHVWALTPAGDGVEVSTEESFAGPPVDADPGPFQEGLDTTLAMWLERLKGTAEAVTAS comes from the coding sequence ATGGAGAACATTACGGACACCGACGAGGCCGGCATTGACGTGTCGGCCCCGGTGGTCAGCCGCCACAGCGTCACGGTGACCGCGTCGGCGGAAGCCGTGTGGCGGATCCTCACCGACATCGACGCATGGACAACCTGGCTGCCAGAAATCCCGTACGCACGCGTGGAAACACCCGGTCCGCTCGCCCCGGGCTCCGTGTTCCGCTGGTCGGCCGCGGGCATGGAGATCGAGTCGACGATCGTTCAGGTACGACCGCGGGAACGCCTCGTGTGGCGGGGATACGGTGACGGACCGGACGGGGTCCTCGGCGTCCACGTCTGGGCGCTCACTCCGGCCGGCGACGGTGTGGAGGTGTCGACCGAGGAGTCCTTCGCCGGCCCGCCTGTCGATGCCGACCCTGGGCCTTTCCAGGAGGGCCTCGACACGACCCTCGCCATGTGGCTGGAACGACTCAAGGGCACCGCCGAGGCGGTGACCGCCTCGTGA
- a CDS encoding SRPBCC family protein, whose translation MKNRVFAVATAVVVAGLVGTAGAPARAEVRRDVGSDHATVRCAGRTVDTAAKIRYRTETTIDAPLRTIWKIQTDVERWPSWQKPVSSSKRLDRGPLRPGSSFRWTTPVLETALNPATTLVVTSTVRQLQHQRCLRWDGPAVGAGLRIDEGVHVWTFTEIGGRVLVRTEETWRGDQVEQDVSFSTVALGAGLETWLTELKTRAERECDRARR comes from the coding sequence GTGAAGAATCGAGTATTTGCCGTCGCGACGGCAGTGGTCGTGGCCGGCCTCGTGGGCACCGCAGGTGCGCCGGCTCGGGCCGAGGTCAGGCGCGATGTCGGCTCCGACCACGCGACGGTGCGATGTGCGGGAAGGACTGTCGACACCGCGGCGAAGATTCGCTATCGGACGGAGACGACGATCGACGCTCCGCTGCGAACCATCTGGAAGATCCAGACCGACGTGGAACGCTGGCCGTCGTGGCAGAAGCCGGTCTCCTCCAGCAAGCGGCTCGATCGTGGACCACTGCGTCCCGGATCGTCGTTTCGATGGACGACACCGGTCCTCGAGACCGCGCTGAATCCCGCCACGACCCTCGTCGTCACGTCCACCGTCCGGCAGCTTCAGCACCAGAGGTGTCTTCGGTGGGACGGTCCGGCGGTCGGTGCAGGGCTGCGCATCGACGAGGGGGTGCACGTGTGGACCTTCACCGAGATCGGCGGCCGGGTTCTCGTGCGTACCGAGGAGACGTGGCGCGGTGACCAGGTAGAGCAGGACGTCAGTTTCTCCACCGTGGCTCTCGGGGCGGGCCTGGAGACGTGGCTGACGGAGCTGAAGACACGTGCCGAACGGGAGTGTGATCGGGCCCGGCGCTGA